GGGTACGTCGCTGGGTAACGTACGGCCCGCTACGGGGCGTCGTTCAAGGGATCAGCGGCTCTGCTGGGCCGGGACGCCGCGGGAGATCGGCTCGTCGTCGCCGGGGACGCCGGCCGCGGCCACCGCCGCGCCGGTCAGCGTGGCCAGCATCTCGCGGACGTTGGTCAGCTGGGCGTTGATGCTGTCGCGGCGGTTGGTGAGCGCCGCCAGCTCGCGCTCGGATTCGCTGCGGATCCGGTCGGCCTTCGCGTTGGCGTCGGCGACGATGTCCTCGGCCTGGCGCTGCGCGGTCTCCACCGTCTGGCGGGCCCGGCGCTCGGCGTCCGTCCGCAGCTTCTCCGCCTCCAGGCGCAGCTGCTCGGCCCGGTGCTCGATCTCCGCGAGCCGCTTCTCGGCCTTGGCCTGGCGGGACGCCAGATCGCGCTCGGACTGCTCGCGGCGCTTGGCCAGGTTGGTCTCGAAGTCCGCCGCGGCCTGGGCGGCCTTGGCGCGGGTCTCCTCGAAGAGGGAGTCCGCCTCCTCCCGCTTGGACTGCGCGTCCTTCTGCGCCTCGGCCCGCAGGGAAGCGGCGTCGCCCTTCGCCTTCTCGACGATCCGGGCGCCCTCGTCCTCCGCCTTCGCCTTGCGCTCGGCGGCGAACGACTCGGCGTCGTTGCGCACCTGCTGCGCCGCCGACTCCGCCAGCTCACGGTGCTGCTCGGCGGCCCGACGGGCCTCCTCGCGCAGGTCCTTGGCCTCTTCCTCGGCCAGCCGCAGGATCTTCTCGACCCGTGCCCCGAGACCCGCGTAGGACGGCTCCGCGTCATTGACCTGGGCCTGAGCGTTCTGCGTTTCGAGGTGCAGCTCCTCGATCCGCTTTTCCAAGGACGTGATGCGAGCCAGTGCGCTGTCACGGTCGGCAACGAGCTTCGAAATGCGGTCGTCCACCTGGCCGCGGTCGTAGCCACGCCGCACGAGCTCGAAGCCGAAGGGGGAGGAAGTGTCACTCATGGGGTTCCTGTCGAAAGAGACCGGTGAGGTGATAGAGGGAATCCTAGGGGTGCGAGCGGCGTGTCAACGAGAGGATGGGAGGGACAACTGGAGAATGTCCCCCCGTTTGAGTGGCTACTTCTGGGACTGCTTGCCACTCGATCGAGTTGCCCCCGCGCCCGCAGCCGCCTTCACCCCACCGTCCTTGGTGCCGCCTGCCCCCGGGGCCTCAAATGATTCCAACGCTTCCAACACGTCCTGGACACGGGAAATCTCGGCATTGATGTCCTCCCGACGGCGCACCAACACCTCCAACTCCCGCTTTCCCTCCTCGACGAGCCGCTTGGCCTCCTCCGCACCCTCGGTGCGCAGGCGCTC
The window above is part of the Streptomyces syringium genome. Proteins encoded here:
- a CDS encoding cellulose-binding protein: MSDTSSPFGFELVRRGYDRGQVDDRISKLVADRDSALARITSLEKRIEELHLETQNAQAQVNDAEPSYAGLGARVEKILRLAEEEAKDLREEARRAAEQHRELAESAAQQVRNDAESFAAERKAKAEDEGARIVEKAKGDAASLRAEAQKDAQSKREEADSLFEETRAKAAQAAADFETNLAKRREQSERDLASRQAKAEKRLAEIEHRAEQLRLEAEKLRTDAERRARQTVETAQRQAEDIVADANAKADRIRSESERELAALTNRRDSINAQLTNVREMLATLTGAAVAAAGVPGDDEPISRGVPAQQSR